In Zobellia roscoffensis, the following are encoded in one genomic region:
- a CDS encoding pyrroloquinoline quinone-dependent dehydrogenase — MFSKKLVLPVLCTVLGIVLFSCQSDSKQEPVNKAYTTWSSYLGDPGRSHYSTLSEFTKDNVKDLKVAWTYEAADWGQMQMNPLVVDSILYGVTAALRVVALNAKTGKEIWQFGDSIQVWHSTSRGVSYWEQGDDKRILCTRGPHLFALDALTGKPISTFGDNGKIDLRSGMPESAREKFVISNTPGTIFKNLIVMPLRLSEGSGAAPGNLMAFNVITGAVEWVFHTIPHPEEEGYDTWEENAYLSDEVGAANNWAGMAVDEELEIIYAPIGSAAPDFYGGARKGSNLYSDCLLALDANTGKRLWHFQFTHHDLWDRDPPAPPNLLMVEREGEKIAAVAQVTKQGYVYVFDRKTGEPLFDIEEVPVPSSNLNGEETWPTQPIPVKPKPFARQSTNITENNVSPYAENPDSLKAILSKLDKRIYAPPSLEPVLLLPGYDGAAEWGGTAADPEEGIIYVNSNEMPWIMQMGVNDTKLETLPLGEATYTQYCVSCHQTDRKGLAASGFPSLVDIELRKSRDEISSIIANGKGMMTGFPQLKQKEKDALIRFLFNQEIKHNVAENMNSEKGYRTPYKHLGYTKFLDKNGLPAIDPPWGTMHAINLNTGKYIWSIVLGESPELLEKGITGTGTENYGGPVITENGLLFIAATRDGYFRVFDKHTGAKLWEYKLPAPAFATPALYEVNGKQFIALACGGGKLGTEKGNTIIAFSLD, encoded by the coding sequence ATAAGGCCTATACCACATGGTCCTCCTATTTGGGCGACCCGGGCCGTAGTCACTACTCCACCCTTTCCGAGTTTACCAAGGACAATGTAAAAGACCTAAAAGTGGCCTGGACATATGAAGCGGCAGATTGGGGCCAGATGCAGATGAACCCCTTGGTGGTAGATAGTATACTTTACGGGGTTACCGCAGCACTCAGAGTGGTAGCTTTAAATGCCAAAACGGGTAAGGAAATTTGGCAGTTTGGCGATTCCATACAAGTTTGGCATTCTACCAGTAGAGGAGTGTCCTATTGGGAACAGGGCGATGACAAGCGGATTCTCTGTACACGCGGACCTCATCTTTTTGCTTTGGATGCCCTAACGGGAAAGCCCATATCCACTTTTGGCGATAACGGTAAAATAGACCTGCGTTCAGGAATGCCCGAAAGTGCACGGGAGAAGTTCGTAATATCCAATACGCCCGGAACCATTTTCAAAAACCTAATTGTAATGCCCCTTAGGCTCTCGGAAGGTTCTGGTGCCGCTCCTGGAAATCTTATGGCGTTCAACGTCATTACAGGTGCCGTAGAATGGGTTTTTCATACCATTCCGCATCCTGAGGAGGAAGGCTATGATACGTGGGAAGAAAATGCCTATTTAAGTGATGAGGTGGGCGCGGCTAACAATTGGGCCGGTATGGCGGTAGACGAAGAACTGGAAATCATTTATGCGCCTATAGGTTCCGCCGCGCCAGATTTTTATGGGGGAGCCCGAAAAGGAAGCAACCTTTATTCTGACTGCCTGTTGGCTTTGGATGCGAATACGGGCAAAAGGCTATGGCACTTTCAATTTACACATCATGATTTATGGGACCGTGACCCTCCTGCCCCGCCCAATCTTTTGATGGTAGAGCGAGAAGGTGAAAAAATTGCTGCCGTAGCTCAGGTTACCAAACAAGGTTATGTGTATGTTTTTGACCGAAAAACGGGCGAACCCCTTTTTGATATCGAAGAAGTTCCTGTACCATCGTCTAATTTGAACGGTGAGGAGACTTGGCCCACCCAACCCATTCCCGTAAAACCGAAACCTTTTGCACGCCAATCCACAAACATCACAGAAAACAATGTGAGTCCATATGCGGAAAACCCGGATTCCCTTAAAGCCATTCTAAGTAAACTGGACAAACGCATCTATGCTCCACCAAGTTTAGAGCCTGTCTTACTTTTACCCGGTTACGATGGAGCAGCGGAATGGGGCGGGACAGCGGCCGACCCCGAAGAAGGAATTATTTATGTGAATTCCAACGAGATGCCCTGGATTATGCAAATGGGCGTAAACGACACCAAGCTAGAAACCTTGCCTTTGGGCGAGGCTACCTATACCCAATATTGCGTAAGTTGTCATCAAACGGATAGAAAAGGACTGGCCGCAAGTGGATTTCCTTCATTGGTAGATATTGAACTCCGTAAATCTAGAGATGAAATCTCTTCTATCATTGCAAACGGGAAAGGGATGATGACGGGTTTTCCACAATTAAAACAGAAAGAAAAAGATGCACTTATTCGTTTTCTGTTCAATCAGGAAATTAAACATAACGTTGCGGAAAATATGAATTCCGAAAAAGGATACCGCACGCCTTACAAACATCTAGGTTACACCAAGTTTCTGGATAAAAATGGCCTGCCCGCCATAGACCCGCCATGGGGGACAATGCATGCCATCAATTTAAATACCGGAAAGTATATTTGGTCTATTGTTTTGGGCGAATCCCCGGAACTCTTGGAAAAAGGCATCACCGGAACAGGAACAGAAAACTACGGAGGTCCTGTAATTACGGAAAACGGACTCCTGTTTATAGCTGCTACCCGCGACGGTTATTTTAGGGTTTTCGACAAACATACCGGAGCCAAATTGTGGGAATATAAACTACCTGCCCCAGCCTTTGCAACACCTGCCTTATATGAAGTAAACGGAAAGCAATTTATTGCTCTAGCCTGTGGTGGTGGAAAATTAGGAACCGAAAAGGGGAATACCATTATTGCTTTTTCATTGGATTGA